The stretch of DNA CGGCATGGGGGCGATTGGCGAGTGTTTCCGGAACTACGCGGGCGTCGAGCGAAGCGCCCACCCAATCAACTCCTTTGCGGCGTGGGGTGCGGGGGCGTCCACGATAATTTCCGACCACGAGTTCGACTACGGCCTCGGCGAAGGGTCGCCGCTCGCGCGCATCTACGACCGCGGCGGGAAAATCCTCCTCCTCGGCGTCGGCCACGCGAACAACACGTCGCTCCATCTCGGGGAATACCCCGCGAGCTTCGAGAAAGAAATCATCACTGAGCGCGCGCCCGTCGAGCGGGACGGCGAACGCGTCGTCGTCGAATACGAAGACATCGAAACGAACACGGACGATTTCGAGGAACTCGGAGCCGATTTCGAGGCGGAAGTCGGCGTCACCGAAGGCACGGTCGCCGCCGCGGACGTGAAACTCATCGACCAACAAGCGATTGTCGACTATGCGGTCGAGTGGTTCGAAGCCCACCGATAACGCGACAGTGTTTCAAAACGAGGCTACGCTCGCCTGACGAATGCACTCAGGAGCACGGAGGCATACGCCAACAGCAACATGCCACCGAAATAGGGCGCGGACGCAGACACCATGTTCGGGATCACGGCCTCAAACTGGGCCATGACCACGGTGTCGAGGACCATCCCGGGTAACACGAGGGCAATCGCCGCCGGCAACCGTGCCGCTCCCGACACGCGCCGCCAACGATAGAACACGAGCGCGAGGCCAATCATTGCCGGGACGGTTACGACGTACAACGCGCCGATGACGAGCGGCGCGTTTGGATTCAAGAGAAATTGCCCGGCGACTCTGAACGCGAGGGTGGCGACGAGCCAGACGACGAATCCGAGCAGGAAAAAGGCCTGCATCGTCGGTGTCGTGAGCGACGGCGTGCGTTCGACACCGTCTGCTGCGGTTCCAGTTGCCATAGCAAACCTACCCTGGCTTGGTCTATCAAGTGGCTGGTGAGGGCTGCAGGTTTGTGGCGGCTTACCTCTGCCACCCCACTACTCGGTTCGGTTCTGAAACAGTCGGGCGAACACGAGCAAGAAAAGCAGGTGAACGACTATCCCGACGAGCACGTATCCGACCCAGAGCGGGTCGTCCGAGACGCCCGCGACGTAGGCTTTGACCGGCCAGTAGGTGGGGGACACACCGGCGAGCAACTGGAGTGGCTCCGGGACAAGGGCGATAATGAGTGCGGGGCCGAGGAGAACTGGGTTCAACAATTTGCTGATGGCGATGCCTTCGATTGTGTTAGACGCGAGGCTGCCGAAGGTGAACGCGAGCACTGGCCCGCCGAGGGCAGCGACTGCGGCAACCCCGAGAACGACGAGCGGTGGTGCGGGAACCAGCCCGACGACGACGAGCGCGGGCAGTGTCGCTCCGAGGCTCAGCGCGTATGCCGTCCCGGCACGATACAGGAGGTAGCCGCGAGCCGAAAGGGGGCTAGTGCGGTAGGCTGCGAGCACGCCCTGCTCGCGGTCTTCGAGGACGAACATCCCCGCGACGAAACCGTAGATCGCGGGGCCGAACACCGCCATCGTGCCCGCAATCACCGGGTAGTACGGCTCCAGTGCGACTGCGGGGGCGGCCATTTGCGTTACTGTTGGCATACCAACTCTGATAATGCTGGAAAGGAGGAGTGGGGCAACCGCGACGAACGCGAGCATCGGGTCTCGAAGCCAGTTTCTCACGTCGGTTCGAATCAGCGCAACCACGGGTAAACGAGCCGCGGACACTGCTCCACGCGGCTGGTTCGTCTGCCTGTGGTGACCGAGTTGTGCGCCCGGGTCTCCCCCGCTGACGATGTGACGGCGAAAGGCGCGACTCGCCCACACATATGCGACGACATTGCCAAGGAGGAGATAGCCGAGTGCGTAAGCAAGTTCCCACGCAGCAATCGGGCTGAATCCCGCGTGGACGAGCACGATGGCCGGCTTTGCAGGCAGCAGATAGAACAGGGGTGTCTCGACGAATCCCACGTACTCGAACAACGGGAGAAACAGTACGGTCCCCCAGCCAGCGGCGCTGATGAAGTAGGCGTTGATGGAATCGAACCGGGCGACGGCGACGAATCCGATGAGCACGAACAGCGCGGCAGAAAGCAAGATGCCGACGACCAACACCGGGAGATTCGAGACCGCGCCGTGGCCGAGGACAGCGGCGAGGGTTCCACTGGTCGTCGCCAGCAGTGCCAGCGAGAGCACCTTCGAGGCGAGATAGCCGCGGACGCCAAGCGGCGAGACGACGAGCGCATCGAGGACGCCTTCACCCTTCTCGAACAGGACGAGCGAGGCGATGAAATAGAAGCCAAGAACGGTTGGGTCGGTCACGATGAGGAGCACCGCAGCGTCGGTGCGTAACCCAGGCCCGAGCACCCGAAGTCCGAGGATGAATCCCACGGTCAATATCGCGTACACCGCATAGAAGCCGTAGCGAATCTGCAGGCGAACGTCCCAGCCAAGCATCGCCCGAAACGAGTTCACGAAGCTCACCGCAGCACCTTGCCCGTGACGGCGATGAACACGTCTTCTAAGGTTGCTTCGTCGGTGTGAATCGTCTCCACCTGCCCGCGAGAGAGGAGGGTCGTGAACGCCTCATCCGTGCCGAGCGTCGATAGCGGGAAGGTTCGGCTCTGGAGCGCGCTGTCAGTCCGAAACTCGACGCGGACGGTGGCTTCGCCGTGGGCCAACTTGAGCGCTCGCGGCGTATCCACCACCGGGAGTTCGCCATCGACGATGAAGCCAACGCGGTCACACAACTCGTCTGCAACCGTCATGTCGTGGGTGGTGAGAAACACCGTCGTCCCGCCGTCTCTGAGGTCTGCGATGAGCTGTTTGACCGAGCGGGCGGTGCCGGGGTCGATGCCGGTTGTTGGCTCGTCTAAGAACACCAACTCAGGGTCGTGGAGCAACGCCCGCACGAGGTTCAGACGCATCTGCATTCCCTTCGAGTAGGTTCCGACGCGGCGGTCTACGGCATCTGCGAGCCCAACGCGTTCGAGGAGTGGCTCTGGGTCGCGGACGGCACCGCCGTGCAGCGAGGCGAACAGCGTGAGATTTTCTCTCCCGGTCAGTTTGCGGTAGTGGTTCGGCGTCTCCGCTGAAACACCGATGCGTCGGTAGAGGTCGCGCCCCCAGTCGGAAACCTCGCGGTCGAAGAGTTTGACCTCGCCTCCATAGTCGTCGAGCAGCCCGACTAACACCTTTTGTGTCGTGCTTTTCCCGGCTCCACTTGGCCCGAGAAAACCGAACACTTCGCCCGAGTCGGCCGCAAAATCGATGCCTCGAAGTGCCTGCTGGTCTGCCCCGGCGTACGTGTATTCGAGGTTGCGGACGCGTATCAATACGAAATATCACACGAGAACAATAGAAAAAGGTGCTGTCGAGAGGGGGACACCACGGCCACACACGAACCCGAAGACAGTCCGTGACCAGCGCGTCCACGTCGGCGAGAAGGATCATATAGCTTCCTCGCCAATAGAAAGGGAAGTTCATGGGGAGGGGACCAAACGAGGGTGAGCGAAGACCACACAACGACGCACCGTGCGCCAGTGGGTGTTTCTGTACGGGAATCGACGATGGATTGCACTGTTTCTCTCCGCGCTGATTTTCTGCTTCCTTCTTGGAGTTGGGGCGATTTGGGAGTTCGAGATGGAGCGGCTAGTGGTCGAAACCCGAGCCGTCCAGACGCTGTTCAATACGCTGCTCGGTGGTGTGATTCTGTTTCTCGAAACACTCGCTCGAATCGACCGGCTTTACGCTCAACGACGAGGAACTTCGACTCCGCCCATAACGATGCTAGACGGCTGAATCCGTCGCGTGTCCGTTGTACAGTTGAAAATCACCAAGAGTTATTTTTACCGTGACGAACTGGTATAGCCAATGCATTCGGCGTTCATCGAACTACTACAAAACAATTTGGAGCACGCAACCGAGTTCCAGAACCGGTTCGACCACGTCCAAGACGCCCAACACCCGGCCGTCGTCACGGTGTGTTGTTCTGATTCGCGCGTCCTCCAAGACCACATCTGGGGCAACGACGAACCTGGCCAGATCTTCACCTGCGGGAACATTGGCAACCGCGTCGTTCAACAGACAGACGCCGGTGAAGTCGTCTCCGGCGACGTGCTCTATCCGGTCGAACACACTGGGACAGACATCATCGTCGTCGTCGGCCACACCGGGTGTGGTGCCGTGACGGCGACCTACGACGCACTCACTGGCGAAATCTCTGAACCGGCAGGCATCGAACACTGTTTGTCGCTGTTAAAGCCACACCTCGAATCCGGCGTGGACGCCCTGCCAGACGACGTGAGTCGAACCGAGGCTGTCAACCGGCTGGTCGAATACAACGTCGACCGGCAAATCGCGTTCCTCGACGCGAACGAGACGATTCCCGACGACGTGGATATCGTCGGCGTCGTCTACGACTTCCAAGACGTGTACTCAGACCGTCGTGGGGAAGTCCACGTCATCAACGTAAACGGCGAGATGAACGTCGAAACCCTGCGCGAGGCCCACCCGGCCATCGACGCGCGGATTCGTCGGCTCTGGGAGTACTGAGCCGCCTGTCTACGGAGTCGACGGGGAACGGTTATTCGGCTATCGTGTCGAGTCCGTGGGCCGATTCGACCAATTCCTTTAGCTGGGTGAGAAAGCGCGCTGCTGGCGCGCCATCAACGACATCGTGGTCGAACGTTGCGGTGACCGAGAGATAGTCTCGAATCTCGATATCGCCGTCTTTGACGCCGGGTTTTGTCGAAATTCCCCCAAGCGTTAGCTGGAGTGGGTAGTTCGTCGGCGTGATTCCCCACCCACCGCCAGCACCGAACATCCCCACAGCCGAGACGCCGACCGTTCCGGCGAGTTGCTTCCATCGACGGGGAGCGAGTCGAGGAAGCCGGTAAATCTGCCGTCTGAGCACGCCGGGTAATCGGAAAAAGAGCGGCGCGAACCGGGAAAATTGTGGCACGTCAGAAGTCGTCTGTGCGCGTCGAATCTCTCGATGAATGGAGTGAAGCGATCGACGATTCGCCGCCCGGATGACGTGGGGCACACCGATTCGTTCGCCGGATACGGTCGTCTCAACGATGACCATCACGTCAACGTCGTCGAACCGCACGACACGACCCAACGCGTCCCGATACGCCTGAACGTGTGGCTGAGCGTCGATTGCTTGTGCCAGACAGAACACGATGAAGGCAGTGAAAGAAAGCCGCTCTCCAGTTGCGTGCTCCAACTCGTCAATGCGGGTTCTCGCGTCGGTCACGTCGAATTCGACGAGGCCGTGAATATCGCTGCGTCGTCCGGCCATCCGCATGGAGTCCACCGTCGCCCGGCGTCGCAGAGAGAACGGTTCGACTCTCTCACCCCTCGTATCCATATCTAGAAGAGGATTGCAAACGCGATAGCGTTTCGTTACCACCGTCGGCGCGTTCCGTCTTCGACTTGCAAGCGGGGCGCGAAAGTGCGTTGTTGCCCAAACGCGAGAGCGTTCAGCGACAGTCAGGAAAACGGTCTGGTCACAAAATCTCTAAGAATTTTTATTCTCTCCCCAGTCGTCTAGTATGTCGCCCTCTCAGTGAGAGGGCGGGAACAACGATGACGCTAGAAGTTGCGTGTGACACAGCCGTCAATGGCTGTTTATTCATGATGCGAACGGAAGATTCCGATAAAGACCGCCTCTTGAAAGTCACCCAAGAGCACGTCAAAGAACAGCATGGAAAGGAGTTCTCGCTCGAAGAAATCGAGAGCAGGTACGTAAAGATCGTTTCAGTCTGAGACCTGCGACGAGATTTTTTGTTTGATTCGTGACCCGACAAGCGTACCCACAAGGCCCGACGCCAGCCACCTGTTCTTAGACGCGGACGCCCCAGAAAAAGGCGATGCCGAGCACCGTGACAATCGAGAGGAGCAACTGGAGGGGCGCGCCGACACGGATGAAGTCGGAGAACGTGTAGCCACCTGGCCCGTAGACGAACAGGTTGGTCTGGTAGCCAACGGGCGTCATGAACGCCGTCGAGGCGGCGAACGTCACCGCAAGCACGAACGCGAAGGCATTTGCGCCAATCGACTGGGCGGCGCTCGCCGCGACAGGAATCATGAGCACCACACTCGCGTTATTGCTGATGACGCTCGTCAACAGCCCGGTTGCTAGATACAGTACCCAGAGTACGCCAATGGCGGGCAGGAACGTCGCAGTAGAGGCGACGGCGTTGCCGAGAAGCGCGGCCGCGCCGGTCTGCTGGAGGGCGATGCCGAGTGGAATCACGCCCGCGAGCAGGAAGATGACGTTCCACTCGACGGATTTGTAGAGTTCGTTCGGTTTGAGGACGCCGCTCAAAATCATCGCCACCACACCGCCGAGTGCGGAGACGACGATGGGAAGGATGTTGAGTGCGGGGAGCGCCACGACGCCGGCGACGATGGCGACGGCGAACGGGATTTTCTCGCTGCGATAGGTCACGTTCTCGAACTCGTGGGCAACGATGAAATCCTCGTTTTCGACGAGGCGGGTGAGGCTGTCGGGTGGCGCTTGCACGAGGAGCGTGTCACCCACGCGAATACGAATCTCCTCGAATCGGTCTCGGACGACTTTCCCCCGGCTTCTGAAAGCGAGGACGTTCGCGTCGTAGCGCTGGCGAAACGTCGAGCTGGCGAGGTTTTCGCCGACGAGGAACGACCCCGATGGGATGACGACTTCGACGAGCACCGGCTCTTCCTCGCCGGGATGCAGGTCGTCTTCGGTTCGCGGCCCACCAGCGAACTGGACGCCCTCTGCGTCCATGAGCTGTTCGAGCGTCTCGCGGTTCGTCCTGACGCGGAGCGTGTCGTTTTCGTGAATCTCCTTGCGGGCGAGGGGCTCTGAGAACTGCTCGCCGTAGCGAATCAACTGGAGCACGTCGATGTCGAGTTCGTCGCCACCGAGCGCTTCTTCTACGGTCTTGCCGATCAGCGAGGAATTGGCTGGGACGACGACGTCTGCGAGGTACTCTTGGAGGGCGTATTCTTCGACCAAGTCCTCCTCTGCAGGCACGCGTTTTGGAATCAGCCAGACGCCCACCGTCATGAGATAGAGCGTCCCGACCGCGAATACGACGATACCGAGTTTGGTGAACTCGAACATCCCGAAAGCGTGCAACCCGCTTTCGGGGGCTTCTGCGCCAAGTCGCGCCACGATGTCACTCGCCAGAATGTTCGTAGACGTGCCGATGAGGGTCAACGTCCCGCCGAACATCGACGCGAACGAAAGCGGCATGAGCAGTTTTGAGGGCGAGGTTTTCCCCTTGTGGGCGAGGTCAGCGATGACGGGAACCAAGATTGCGACGACGGGCGTGTTGTTCACGAACCCAGAAATCGGTCCAGTGACGCCGATGGTGGCGGCGAGTTGTTTTCGTTGGTCGGTGCCAGCAAACGAGGCCATCTTCCGGCCGAGGAGTTGGACGATACCGGTACGGTTGATGCCTGTGCTCAAGATGAGCATGGCGAGGACGGTGATGGTGGCCGGACTCGAAAACCCCGAAATACCTTCCTGTGCAGAGACCTGCGTCCACGGTTCAAGCACCATCAACAGCACCATAACGATGATGGCGGTGACGTCGATGGGGAACCACTCGGTTGCAAACAAAAAGAGAGCGAGCGCAATGAGAGCGAAGACGACGAGCATTTCACCCGTCACTGGCGTCGAGGCAACCGCGGCCACGGCCAGCGCGGGCGCTAAGAGAGACATACCTAACCGAAGGGATAACGAGGGAAAAACGCTGGTATCCGCGCCGGCCCCAGACCAGTCTGGTCGTACGCACAGAGGGTTCTTGGCCCCTCCCGGGCGGTGACGTGTGGCGGGTGGCCGAGCGAAAAGGGGCAGTGCGCGGCTACTCGATGGATTGGACGAACGTCACCTGCTTTTCTTCGAAGCCCGTGTTCGTGTAAAACCGTCGCGCATCAACGTTGTGCCACTCACAGGAGACCTTGAGGTGGTCGCAGTCGGCCGCACGCGCCAGTTCTTTCACCTTCTCTACGACGCGCGTGCCATGACCACGATTTTGGAAGGCGTCTTTGATGTAGAGGTTCACAATCATGAGATAGCGCGAGTACTGGCGCGAGGAGTGTTCGCCGTCGCGGAGGGTGACGAAGCCGATGGTTTCCCCCTGTACCTCGACGAGGTAGTTGGTGATGCCGTCACGTTCTAACTGGTTTCTGAACCCGTCTGCTGGAACCTCGGCTTGGCTGTCGTAGACCAGTTCGTTGAACCGAGAATACGGCTCGTTGTCGGTAGCGAGTGCGTACCAGTACTCGATGAGTGTGGGAATATCGGCTTCGGTGGCTTCGCGTAACTCCATCTGTCGTGTGCTCGCAGTGTCAGCGCAGCTATCTATCTTTTTCCCTGACGGCGTTTCACAGCCGAGAAATTCACCCGGAGGTCAACAGATAAACCTCACCATCTCAAATCCTCGCGTGTGAACGTCACCATTATCGACTACGGCGTCGGTAACCTCCGCAGTCTCAGGCGCGGCCTCGAACGGGCCGACGCGACCGTGACCGTCTCCGACGACCCCGACGCAATCGCCGCGGCGGACGCGCTCGTCCTCCCCGGCGTCGGGGCGTTTGGCGAGTGCGTTCGGAACTCGAAGCCGTTCCACGACGTGCTCATAGACGCTGCAGAAGACACGCCGATACTCGGCATCTGCGTCGGACTCCAACTCATGTTCACCGAGAGTACCGAGGGCGCACCAGACGGCGAAACCATCGACGGCCTCGATCTGATTCCCGGCCGCGTCGAACGCCTGCCGAGCGACGAAGTGAAAGTGCCACACATGGGCTGGAACGAACTCACCGTCGAACGTGACCATCCGCTTGTTTCTGGGATTGAGAACGGTGATTACGCCTACTTCGTCCATTCCTACTGCTCTGCCGTCGCAGCCCACACCGTCGCCTCCTGTGACTACGGCTTCGACTTCGCCGCCATCGCCGCAAACGAGGCAGGAAACGTCATGGGAACCCAATTCCACCCCGAAAAAAGCGGCGAGACGGGACTCACCGTGCTCAAAAACTTCGTGGACTATGCAGCGCAGTATCGAGAAGAATCGCTCGCCGCGGAGTGACCAAGTGCTCGATTTTTCAGAGAGTCCCTAGCCACTCAAAGGCTGTCAGTGGACGAGTCAGTACCCCGCTCTAACTGCTCGGAGAGATAGTACGAATACCCCACCGTATCTGCGCTCGTCACCAGCGCGGGCACGAGCATGAAGTAGATGGCGTCCTCGCCTTCGAGCGACTCGACCTCGATCTCGTGGCGATTCCCGTCGAAGACGGAAACGAAAACTCACGACGAGCGGTCGAGAAGTACGTCGACGCACACGGCGGCCAGTACGACGGCATCATCCGCAATTCGACGGTTCGGCCGAGCGGCGACATCATCGACCACCATCTCTATTCGATTACGGCCGAGCAGTATCGGGAAACAGTTCAGTAGAACACAGACAGGTCTCGGACTGTCCCCTTGTTATCGCTTTTCGCGCTGTTCGACCTTGTTCAACTCGATGAGCAACCGGAAAATCGCTTTCACGAGGTTCGCGTCTACCTCGAAGCGCTCTGCGTTCTTCCCGGCGCGCTCCATCACTTTGTCCTCTTGGGCCTCGTCGGTGGTCGGTAGGTCGAGTTCGGCTTTGACCTGTGCAATCGTGTCTGCGACGTAGGTGCGCCGGGCGATGAGTTCGACCAACTCGCGGTCGATGTCTTCGATTTCCTGGCGGTGTTCGTCGAGCGTCACTTCTGTGTCGCGCCGTGATTCTGTGTTGTCGTTAGCCATGTGTGTCCAGCTCGGTTGCTCCAGCGGTCTTCGAGTTGTTCCAGTGTCTTTCGGTCGCCAATCGCCGTAAAGCTCGGCCCAGTCCCCGACAATGAGACGCCCCGCGAGAGGGGCATCGCTTCGACCAGCGGGTCGGTCGGGAAGTCGAGGGCGGCGCAGAAGGCGAGGCCGTTTACCGTCATCGCGCGTTCGTAGTCGCCTGCGAGGGCGAGGTCGGCCACCAGTTCAGCCATCGGGGCGATTTGCTTGCATCGGGCCACGTTTGCGTCCGCGCTGAAGGATTGTTCGTCGGGCGTCCAGACGAGCACGTCCCACTCGACTTCTTCGCGGTGGAGGAGTTCGTCGCGGGTGTTGTCGGTGACGGTGACGCCGCCGAGCATGCTCGCGCTCGCGTCGTCGAACGCGCCGGTGACAGTGACGCCCACGTCGCGGGCGGCGGTGACGCCGATGCGCGCGGCGTCTGCTCTGTCTATGTCGGTGTCGAGGGCGGCGAGTGTGGCGAGCACCGTCGCGTTCGCAGCGGCGCTCGAACTCTTCAGTCCAGAGGCCATCGGCACGTCGCTCTCGGTGCGAACGTGGCCACCTTCGCCGTTTCCGTACTCGGCGGTGACGAGTTCGACACATCTCTCGATGAGTCGCGTGTCCGCGTCCGGTGCGCCGTCTACCTCGCCGGTCACGCCCGCCCCGTCGTCGAGGGTGACGTGTGCGGTGGTGTAGCGGTCGATGGCGAACGCCGCGCCCGTCCCCGTTGCGAGTGCGTTGAGGATAGTTCCGGCGGCGGGTGCTTTTGCCGTGCCCTCCATGATACAGGTTCTCCTCCCCTACCCGCCTACTTACGCGTGGCGGTTGACGCGGATTTAGCCGCCTGACAACGCCGGGTTTTTGGCGCGTAGGGCAGTACGGATTGTATGAGCCTTCGCAACGACATCTCGCCCGAAACGCTCGGTATCGAACTCACCGAGGGGGGCATCGTCGTCCACTACACCGACGGCAGAGAGGTGTTCTACAACGGGATTCCAGCGAAAGTCGAGGGGACGGTCAAAACCGCACCGGCCAAAGACGTTCACATCCTCGTCACCGACCCGACGGAGACCGAAGGTGTCGTCGTCTACGTGAACGACCGAAACACGGCAGACGAGATCCTCGAATCGACGGGCGTCGGGCGCGTCCTTCTGGCGGAGGGCGAAGAGACCACTATCTTCCCCGGCGTGACCATCCGCGACGCTGGTGGCTTTCGCGTCGAAGTCGACGCAGACCCAGAGACGGTTCGCGGTCGCGTATTCGTCTTTGAAGAGGACGACATGGGCGAACGCTCGTTCGAAATCGTGGCCCCACCCACGGACGACTGATTACTGGATATAGTCGGCTTCGTCACCCTCGCAGTTTTCCTCGTGTTGGCGCGCGTCTTCTTCGACATCGAACATGAGACCGCAGTGGTCACACTCGTACCAGGTCATGTTGTCGCGCTCGGTCGTAGAGACCATAGGTATGAACTGTCGTGTGTCGATAAATTCGTTTCTCCGAGCGAACGGTAAAGAGCGCGGGGGAGAAAGAGGGTAGTATGAGTTCGGGTGTGCGAGACGAGGGCCTCACGCTCACGGTGCAGAGTGCCGAAAAACGCGATGCGGGACGGGGTGTCGCGCGCCTCCCCGAAACCGCTCGCCGGCGACTCGGCGTCCTGAGTGGCGACACCGTCATCATCGAAGGAACCGCCTCGACCGTCGCAAAGGTGTGGCCCGCGGGCGCGGGACTGTCGAAGAAAGCGGTCAGAATCGACGCCGACACCCGCGCGAACGCCGGCGTCAACATCGGCGACGAGGTGCACGTCCGGAAAGTCGACGTGGCCGATGCCACGATGGTCGAAATCACGCCCGACCGCGAGTTTGCCGACGACGATGAAGCGACGAGAGCCATCCGCGACGCGCTCGTAGACCGCCCGCTCACCGCAGGCGAACAGCTTCACGTCCCCCGACTCGGCAACGGGTCGCTCGCCGTGACGCGAACCCAACCCGACGGAATGGTGCGCGTGACGGGCCAGACGCGTCTCGTCTTGCTCGAATCGGGTTCGGCCGCGTCGAAGCCGGCTGCAAAAGCCGTCAATAAAGATGATTCGGGCGTCAACTACGAAGACATCGGCGGCTTAGACGACGAGCTAGAGCAGGTCAGAGAGATGATTGAGTTGCCGCTCGCAGAGCCGGAGCTGTTCACCCAGTTGGGCATCGACCCGCCGAAGGGCGTTTTGCTCTACGGGCCGCCCGGCACCGGAAAAACGCTCATCGCCAAAGCGGTGGCAAACGAGGTGAACGCCCACTTCACGGTGATTTCCGGCCCGGAAATCGTCTCGAAGTACAAGGGTGAATCAGAGGAAAAACTGCGCGAAGCGTTCGAGACGGCAACCGCGAACGCCCCGGCCATCATCTTCATCGACGAAATCGACTCGATTGCAGGCACCCGCGACGACGACGCCGACATGGAAACCCGCGTCGTCGCCCAGTTGCTCACCTTACTCGACGGGCTCGAAGACCGCGGTCAGGTCGTCGTCATCGGCGCGACCAACCGCGTCGACGCCATCGACGCCGCGCTGCGCCGCGGCGGGCGGTTCGACCGCGAAATCGAAATCGGCGTCCCCGGCATCGAGGGTCGCCGTGAGATTCTCGACGTTCACACGCGCGGGATGCCGCTCGCAGACGACGTGGAGGTTTCACTACTCGCAAAGCGCACCCACGGCTTCGTCGGCGCGGATTTGAAAACGCTCGCCACGGAGGCGGCGATGCACGCGCTTCGTCGCCGGGAAGACGGAACGCCGCTCACCGTCTCGCGCGCCGACTTCGAGGCTGCGCTCGCGGTGGTCGACCCGTCTGCGATGCGCGAATACGTCGCAGAGACGCCGAACGTGGACTTCAGCGCGGTTGGCGGGCTTGAAGACGCAAAGCAGACGTTAGAGGAGGCGGTCATCTGGCCGCTCGAATACGGCGCGCTGTTCGAGGCGGCGAACACCGACCCGCCCTCCGGTGTGCTGTTGTACGGCCCACCGGGAACCGGAAAGACGCTGCTCGCTCGCGCGCTCGCCGGAGAGAGCGAGGTAAACTTCATCCGCGTCGCCGGGCCGGAACTGCTCGACCGCTATGTGGGTGAGTCGGAGAAAGCCGTCCGCAAGGTGTTCGACCGGGCACGACAGGCCGCCCCTGCAATCATCTTCTTCGACGAAATCGACGCCATTGCCGCGCGCAGAGACGACAGCCACGAAGTGACCGAGCGCGTCGTTTCCCAACTGCTCACCGAAATGGACGGCGTCGTCGATAACC from Haladaptatus sp. ZSTT2 encodes:
- the hisH gene encoding imidazole glycerol phosphate synthase subunit HisH, encoding MNVTIIDYGVGNLRSLRRGLERADATVTVSDDPDAIAAADALVLPGVGAFGECVRNSKPFHDVLIDAAEDTPILGICVGLQLMFTESTEGAPDGETIDGLDLIPGRVERLPSDEVKVPHMGWNELTVERDHPLVSGIENGDYAYFVHSYCSAVAAHTVASCDYGFDFAAIAANEAGNVMGTQFHPEKSGETGLTVLKNFVDYAAQYREESLAAE
- a CDS encoding chorismate mutase — its product is MANDNTESRRDTEVTLDEHRQEIEDIDRELVELIARRTYVADTIAQVKAELDLPTTDEAQEDKVMERAGKNAERFEVDANLVKAIFRLLIELNKVEQREKR
- a CDS encoding shikimate kinase, whose protein sequence is MEGTAKAPAAGTILNALATGTGAAFAIDRYTTAHVTLDDGAGVTGEVDGAPDADTRLIERCVELVTAEYGNGEGGHVRTESDVPMASGLKSSSAAANATVLATLAALDTDIDRADAARIGVTAARDVGVTVTGAFDDASASMLGGVTVTDNTRDELLHREEVEWDVLVWTPDEQSFSADANVARCKQIAPMAELVADLALAGDYERAMTVNGLAFCAALDFPTDPLVEAMPLSRGVSLSGTGPSFTAIGDRKTLEQLEDRWSNRAGHTWLTTTQNHGATQK
- a CDS encoding DUF5796 family protein yields the protein MSLRNDISPETLGIELTEGGIVVHYTDGREVFYNGIPAKVEGTVKTAPAKDVHILVTDPTETEGVVVYVNDRNTADEILESTGVGRVLLAEGEETTIFPGVTIRDAGGFRVEVDADPETVRGRVFVFEEDDMGERSFEIVAPPTDD
- a CDS encoding DUF7128 family protein, whose product is MVSTTERDNMTWYECDHCGLMFDVEEDARQHEENCEGDEADYIQ
- a CDS encoding CDC48 family AAA ATPase, with protein sequence MSSGVRDEGLTLTVQSAEKRDAGRGVARLPETARRRLGVLSGDTVIIEGTASTVAKVWPAGAGLSKKAVRIDADTRANAGVNIGDEVHVRKVDVADATMVEITPDREFADDDEATRAIRDALVDRPLTAGEQLHVPRLGNGSLAVTRTQPDGMVRVTGQTRLVLLESGSAASKPAAKAVNKDDSGVNYEDIGGLDDELEQVREMIELPLAEPELFTQLGIDPPKGVLLYGPPGTGKTLIAKAVANEVNAHFTVISGPEIVSKYKGESEEKLREAFETATANAPAIIFIDEIDSIAGTRDDDADMETRVVAQLLTLLDGLEDRGQVVVIGATNRVDAIDAALRRGGRFDREIEIGVPGIEGRREILDVHTRGMPLADDVEVSLLAKRTHGFVGADLKTLATEAAMHALRRREDGTPLTVSRADFEAALAVVDPSAMREYVAETPNVDFSAVGGLEDAKQTLEEAVIWPLEYGALFEAANTDPPSGVLLYGPPGTGKTLLARALAGESEVNFIRVAGPELLDRYVGESEKAVRKVFDRARQAAPAIIFFDEIDAIAARRDDSHEVTERVVSQLLTEMDGVVDNPNLMVLAATNRRDVLDPALVRAGRLETHIEVPAPDEAARRAILAVHLAGKPLAADVDADTLATDTRGYSGADLRSVVRQAAMYAIREFAAEIGPEAATSRAAELVIRESHFAQALEQVEPSLT